A DNA window from Plasmodium brasilianum strain Bolivian I chromosome 12, whole genome shotgun sequence contains the following coding sequences:
- a CDS encoding splicing factor U2AF large subunit translates to MWRKAVGNYFNTNKTIMKNGDNATTNELNDNNNNNNNNKEEEELNKDESGNKCAAKDDDIYNLNNSTSATTLSAFNNKRKRSKYNKTCSEKNSIDENQTDDSVKNDNSYDNKNDNTYDNTYDNNDDNNDDNNSDNNGDNKDIRNSKKRNKERYSYICKKPNDSLNNKEEKLNKEEVNIRRDDYDKRNEKNEKNITELSVEKNISTEKHKDKEQNREKLNSDLHEKMKLIKEKLKSNKLQHSSSRERHRDRNKERVRSKDRERSKDRERSKDRERSKDRERSKDRERSKDRNRSKDRERSKDRHRIKKRQKDLLSSGDEARSFKKKKRSKERNIEEGSINISRHKSKEKYRNRSKDRNRSKDRNRSKDRNRSKDRNRSKDRDRSKGRKRSRSRYRRSKDRNRNISSSRSASSSESHRHKMKKKLKRRNSRNSSDRENSNGSAINKNTHDNNKRSTSREARNSKESKPKKKTKWDTVDENLLKNNLLDNNMNGLNQQQNLAVGNNVLQNNNITSLSRNPYELEGDKKQRKLYIGNIPPNSKQEELIDFFNNTILSIIKGSSIEVKIGEIQLLPVVKCEIFNADSRFCFLEFRTLEITWLCLKLDSMSYNNYCLRIGRPHDYVPPPDGDPALTVVFSDINMKAFDQVKPPKVIPPKSSGDDDNRLYIQNLPHDLKDDEIKDLLEQFGTLKAFNIIKDLNTGLNKGYGFFEYEDNSCTQVAIHALNGFVCGQNILNVKKATFNKNQSNTQNPNNISIPSSVDIPVSLLPNSISQKILSNSIIGLQIQASRKIGEKSSRVVQLTNAVFQEDLIIDSQYEEILRDVKEEAEKYGPLQNIVIPKPNKDLSYTEGVGKIFLHYVDETTARKAQYMFNGRLFEKRVVCAAFYSEEKFLTGKYVLS, encoded by the coding sequence atgtgGAGGAAAGCAGTGggtaattattttaacacaaataaaactattatgaaaaatggtGATAATGCTACTACGAACGAATtgaatgataataataataacaataataataataaagaggaagaagaacTCAATAAAGATGAAAGTGGAAATAAATGTGCGGCAAAAGatgatgatatatataatttaaacaaCAGTACCAGTGCCACAACTTTAAGCGCATTTAATAACAAACGGAAAAGAtctaaatataacaaaacgTGTTCGGAAAAAAATTCCATCGACGAGAATCAAACTGATGATAGtgttaaaaatgataattcttatgataataaaaatgataatactTATGATAATacttatgataataatgatgataataatgatgataataatagtgATAATAATGGTGATAATAAGGACATTCGTAATAGTAAGAAGCGCAATAAAGAACGATATAGttacatatgtaaaaaacCTAATGATTCATTAAACAACAAAGAGGAAAAGTTAAATAAGGAAGAAGTTAATATTAGAAGGGATGATTATGATAAaagaaacgaaaaaaatgaaaagaatattaCAGAATTAAgtgtagaaaaaaatatatcaacagaaaaacataaagataaagaacaaaatagagaaaaattaaatagtgatttacatgaaaaaatgaaattaattaaagaaaagCTAAAATCGAATAAATTACAGCATAGTTCTAGTAGAGAAAGACATAGAGATAGAAACAAGGAAAGGGTAAGAAGTAAAGATAGGGAGAGAAGCAAAGATAGGGAGAGAAGCAAAGATAGGGAGAGAAGCAAAGATAGGGAAAGAAGCAAAGATAGGGAAAGAAGCAAAGATAGGAATAGAAGCAAAGATAGGGAGAGAAGCAAGGATAGACacagaattaaaaaaagacaaaaagaTTTACTATCTAGTGGTGATGAAGCTcgttcttttaaaaaaaagaaaaggagcaaagaaagaaatatagAAGAGGGAAGTATCAATATAAGTAGGCATAAAagtaaggaaaaatatagaaatagaAGCAAAGATAGGAATAGAAGCAAAGATAGGAATAGAAGCAAAGATAGGAATAGAAGCAAAGATAGGAACAGAAGCAAAGATAGGGACAGAAgtaaaggaagaaaaagaagcagAAGCAGGTATAGAAGAAGTAAAGATAGGAACAGAAATATAAGCAGTAGTAGAAGTGCAAGTAGCAGTGAAAGTCATCGtcacaaaatgaaaaagaaattaaaaagaaggaaCTCAAGAAATAGTAGTGATAGAGAAAATTCAAATGGAAGCGCAATCAATAAGAATACACAtgacaataataaaagatcAACTTCTCGTGAAGCAAGAAATAGCAAGGAATCAAAAccaaagaaaaaaacgaaatggGATACAGTAGacgaaaatttattaaaaaataatttgttagATAACAATATGAATGGATTAAATCAGCAGCAAAATTTAGCTGTAGGAAATAACGTacttcaaaataataatattacttcATTAAGTAGAAACCCCTATGAGCTAGAAGGAGATAAAAAACagagaaaattatatattggTAATATACCTCCTAATTCGAAACAAGAAGAACTAAtagatttttttaataataccaTATTATCAATTATAAAAGGTTCAAGTATAGAAGTAAAAATTGGAGAAATTCAATTATTACCAGTAGTAAAAtgtgaaatatttaatgcaGATTCAAGATTTTGTTTTCTAGAATTTAGAACATTGGAAATTACATGGTTATGTTTAAAGTTAGATTCTATGTcctataataattattgtttAAGAATAGGTAGACCACATGATTATGTGCCACCACCTGATGGAGATCCTGCTTTAACAGTTGTATTTTCAGACATAAATATGAAAGCATTTGATCAGGTAAAACCTCCAAAAGTCATACCTCCAAAAAGCAGTGGTGATGATGATAAtagattatatatacaaaatttacCCCATGATTTGAAAGATGATGAAATTAAAGATTTATTAGAACAATTTGGAACATTGAAAGcctttaatattattaaagatCTGAATACAGGTTTAAATAAAGGCTATGGATTTTTTGAATATGAAGATAATAGTTGCACACAAGTTGCTATTCATGCTTTAAATGGTTTTGTGTGTGGACAAAATATTCTGAATGTGAAAAAAGCAACTTTTAATAAGAATCAAAGTAATACACAGAATCCAAATAACATAAGTATACCTAGTAGTGTTGATATACCTGTTTCCCTTTTACCAAATTCGATTtctcaaaaaattttaagtaattCTATTATAGGTTTGCAAATTCAGGCGTCCAGAAAAATCGGAGAAAAATCATCGCGCGTAGTTCAATTAACGAATGCTGTTTTTCAAGAAGATTTAATTATAGATAGTCAATATGAAGAAATCTTAAGAGATGTTAAAGAAGAAGCTGAAAAATATGGACCTTTGCAAAATATTGTAATTCCAAAACCAAATAAAGATTTGTCTTATACAGAAGGAGTaggaaaaatttttcttcattatgtAGATGAAACCACAGCAAGAAAAGCTCAGTACATGTTTAATGGTAGACTTTTCGAAAAAAGAGTAGTATGTGCTGCTTTTTATTCAGAAGAAAAATTCCTAACAGGGAAATATGTTCtgtcataa
- a CDS encoding eukaryotic initiation factor 4a, whose amino-acid sequence MSTKDEKFNNENDIEGNTEEIVDTFDALGLNEKLLRGIYSYGFEKPSAIQQRGIKPILNGYDTIGQAQSGTGKTATFVISSLQLINYDYVACQALILAPTRELAQQIQKVVLALGDYLKVKCHACVGGTVVREDIDKLKQGVHMVVGTPGRVYDMIDKRHLGVDRLKLFILDEADEMLSRGFKAQIYEVFKKLVPDIQVALFSATMPQEILELTTRFMRDPKTILVKKDELTLEGIRQFYVAVEKEEWKLDTLCDLYETLTITQSIIYCNTRKKVDILTQEMHNRLFTVSCMHGDMDQKDRDLIMREFRSGSTRVLVTTDLLARGIDVQQVSLVINYDLPCSPDTYIHRIGRSGRFGRKGVAINFVTNDDKEKDKLKKIESYYSTQIEEMPLEVADYL is encoded by the exons ATGAGTACGAAAGacgaaaaatttaataatgaaaatgatattGAAGGAAATACAGAGGAAATTGTTGACACATTTGACGCTCTTggtttaaatgaaaaacttTTAAGAGGTATATATTCTTATGGTTTTGAAAAACCATCTGCAATTCAACAAAGGGGTATTAAACCAATTTTGAATGGTTATGATACCATCGGTCAGGCGCAATCTGGAACGGGGAAAACAGCTACCTTTGTTATTTCCTCCTTGCAGTTAATAAATTACGACTATGTTGCTTGTCAGGCTTTAATTTTAGCTCCAACTCGTGAGTTAGCTCAGCAAATACAAAag GTTGTTTTGGCTTTGGGTGATTATTTAAAGGTAAAATGTCATGCGTGTGTTGGAGGAACTGTAGTAAGAGAAGATATCGATAAACTAAAACAAGGAGTACATATGGTTGTTGGTACCCCTGGTAGAGTTTATGATATGATTGATAAAAGACACTTGGGAGTAGATAGGTTAAAGTTATTTATTCTAGACGAAGCTGATGAAATGTTATCAAGAGGATTCAAAGCACAAATATACGAAGTTTTTAAGAAGTTAGTACCAGATATTCAAGTTGCTTTGTTTTCTGCGACCATGCCACAAGAAATTTTAGAATTGACAACAAGGTTTATGAGAGATCCGAAAACTATTTTAGTTAAAAAAGATGAGTTAACACTTGAAGGTATTAGACAGTTTTATGTTGCTgttgaaaaagaagaatggAAATTAGATACATTATGTGACTTGTATGAAACCTTAACTATTACGCAATCAATAATTTACTGTAATACAAGGAAAAAAGTTGATATCTTAACCCAAGAAATGCACAATCGTCTTTTCACTGTTTCTTGTATGCATGGTGATATGGATCAAAAAGACAGAGATTTAATTATGAGAGAATTTAGGTCAGGTTCTACAAGAGTTTTAGTTACTACAGATTTGTTAGCAAGAGGTATTGATGTTCAACAGGTGTCATTAGTTATTAATTATGACTTGCCTTGTTCTCCTGATACTTACATTCATAGAATTGGTCGATCAGGAAGATTTGGTCGTAAGGGAGTTGCTATCAATTTTGTTACAAATGACGATAAGGAAAAAGATAAGTTGAAGAAAATTGAATCATACTACAGTACTCAAATTGAGGAAATGCCTTTAGAG gTTGCGGACTATTTGtaa
- a CDS encoding aminophospholipid transporter gives MNPNTKDIAVQIQKERKKNEYKIAKELKNIIYTIKKKASNFKIYVKSDRRNCLYYDDDKLSGKNKKNIYIAALFSPILSFLCKKMEWVISILFKFVCFFYISKNKRSKGEQKRVSKELGKNKAILKKNNFDRCIFLNKPTDNLSNKHIIEICKNYLANTVHCIHNIEDYNTTTNYKECNEIKKTKETFVKKINNLKAFNPTNNLYISDESLIKKIMITEKDEEPYLHNKKEKIAEKNNIHQINIYDQQFVKAYYTKNYSSFKNNNNISTHSTIRSGPINNNNDHICAQYKSRHHFIFQVLLNRFKNLYFLILSISFLLQQIHIFRSNNYLFVAASFYTLFILSAFKEIHNIAKKLISQKGLNGKKYKRVTHVGLVDVSSSRIKVFLVLAVFCGGCIGDILYLEEGEETPADMILLKSGKDEKKVFVSSRSLDGNTDLKIKKCLKLTSHLPNIYDIFRLKIKVMIERPHKYFNKMNGLLIFLNYSEFVHNIYNDLISLQKTFYKNMSSENDYYNEIFNYLIEDTYIERAYACLDFLIRNSLKFFERKEQLNNCSISRCDTLCSDIMKNSSEEEEEEKHGKYHSSCMRNSTSNMCCEEGAEINCRRNNVNETCDDKVKPKLNNSSFDNNFYVDCIKRLYSYSICNKRKEDHSIKYEEKIGIENMLWCSSTIIRGNIYGLVTYTGCDKKTSITISNKNTIPLIENNVKCKFNMFLIIIFSLSMILCLLEEHIFEKNTFVIFLNYFFLLFSYIPYVNNVYTFIMSRRLYNNILTTNYKMEKAEILNYDIIDEFCNTSFLLCAKTGTLTKDNLKLKRLHFLFDEFVLDGSSNYDILFFKAFLELVDFSLFMTPSISDSTKNELILRNANKKFYIENMKKNCNSNSISKGKNNNNTKWQKKHEQNKRVLQKILSYTREEINKIFLTFLCILFCNSTTITNRKKKKVSCKPQNRRSSFFYSKIIEENLLINFLKYNGMHVLHTDASNVVIGIYNSMDKQNKIKNTKKKKVYADFNKYDYKTIKKLHNNKNSQRGRKKYMYFKNSLQKENIFKFSNVADKVGMGVFKCRDFGVREYMDLDSGNDSCTSRKERSTSSSSGRSSKTERYPRNNDQYCTHYKGDEGSRNNNIKMYNFEILDHVQFDYHNQMVCSLISYNGKIFNLIKSPYEKIIVSLTKIEDKKKLAKICKPYFMHGHRILVFAYKEITQDEYDIYVKKNSNQISKKEYFKNIFNKNMKILSIITFKEEIQENAKKCIDIFKKANIKTWVLSGDSKENIISVTTTLNLVNANNFFCYLNKKKLIYMLSDNEELYRTLSNNRVCSNISCYDSQLSSSLDRGLIIRRKTSDMGRINVGSNYCNSTYRMIKPDKKTKKIALVQSNSYLKTVTSPSVYATNKCSTNSACMISCITINGTNFFLNNIGHGSTISRNSSGSSSTAEKMKTPFITENMECTKEEIRSIFEKGATVDNMTKRKIFNSSSKKCIHEEQVEKLRDVLKMMLCKFNHAFTRGGIKWAEKGDEKMAVKWATKRAAKTAEKRGKKRSLQTEPNERYAADTENVVYIVKGDILDYYLKYEEKEFIKALQNSRCVLFYRCNAIQKGMVARCLKNNTTFGICSIGNNVKDFNMFNESDISIIINNSNNNICNLYAHIKISCFEDLATIFFLYGNKIYINFNSFLKTIYYRGSSLMFLQFYFSYFFKSRLSIFSNILLLWYFLLFSTISVITIELLQNNDINYPTHSSHINVLRKNAMIYKHLKQYFFSLKGFFKVLCVSLYQASLLFLLSYYFILDLNYEIYALTTLFLTHLLQSLFLLNNSGSNFIILVVLYVLFVVCYFIILVILNEFHFIYFYINSTFFINVIITTIILNLPSIAFYLYKKCTSEASLLKHINSFQSLSSKNHHIFNIDSCNFSLENFQYNMKNENIFSRCFRVFSKK, from the exons atgaatCCAAATACTAAAGACATAGCAGTGCAAATAcaaaaagagagaaaaaagaatgaatataaaattgcaaaagagctgaagaatattatatatacgattaaaaaaaaagctagtaatttcaaaatatatgttaaatcGGATAGAAgaaattgtttatattatgaTGATGACAAACTGTcaggtaaaaataaaaagaatatttatatagcTGCACTGTTCTCTCCTATTTTGTCCTTTTTATGTAAGAAAATGGAATGGGTTATCAGTATCCTATTCaaatttgtttgttttttctatatttcgAAAAACAAAAGGTCTAAAGGGGAACAAAAACGTGTGTCGAAAGaattaggaaaaaataaagctattttaaaaaaaaacaattttgaTCGTTGTATCTTTTTGAATAAACCTACAGACAATTTatcaaataaacatataattgaaatttgcaaaaattatttagcGAATACTGTACATTGTATTCATAATATAGAAGATTATAATACTACAACGAATTATAAGGAGTgcaatgaaataaaaaaaacaaaagaaacatttgttaaaaaaataaacaatttgAAAGCATTTAACCCTACAAATAATCTATACATAAGTGATGAATCtttgataaaaaagattatgatTACTGAAAAAGATGAAGAGCCTTATTTACAtaacaaaaaagagaaaattgcagagaaaaataatatacatcaaataaatatatatgaccAACAGTTTGTCAAAGcgtattatacaaaaaattactcaagttttaaaaacaataataacattagCACTCATAGTACTATTCGTAGTGGTCctattaacaataataatgatcACATTTGCGCTCAGTATAAAAGTAGACACCATTTCATATTTCAAGTCCTTCTCAACAGATTTAAAAACTTATACTTTCTCATTCTATCCATATCCTTCCTATTACAACAAATACACATTTTTAGATCgaacaattatttatttgtcgCCGCAAGTTTCTATACCTTGTTTATTTTGTCCGCTTTCAAGGAAATTCATAATATAGCTAAAAAACTGATAAGTCAAAAAGGCTTAAATGGAAAGAAGTACAAAAGGGTAACTCATGTCGGTCTGGTGGACGTTTCAAGCTCAAGGATAAAGGTATTTCTTGTGTTAGCCGTATTTTGCGGAGGCTGCATAG GAGACATTTTGTACCTAGAAGAAGGAGAAGAAACACCTGCAGATATGATTTTGCTAAAAAGTGGTAAGGACGAAAAGAAGGTGTTTGTGTCTTCCAGAAGCTTAGATGGAAATAcagatttaaaaataaaaaaatgtttaaagtTAACAAGCCATTTACcgaatatatatgatatctTTAGActcaaaataaaagtaatgaTTGAAAGAcctcataaatattttaacaaaatgaaTGGCTTATTGATTTTTCTAAACTACAGCGAATTTGttcataacatatataacgACTTAATATCATTGCAAAAGAcgttttacaaaaatatgagTAGCGAAAATGATTATTAcaatgaaatttttaattatttgatTGAAGATACATATATTGAAAGAGCATATGCTTGTTTGGACTTTTTGATAAGGAACTCActcaaattttttgaaagaaaGGAGCAGTTGAACAATTGCAGTATATCTCGATGCGATACCTTATGTTCTGATATCATGAAAAATTCGTCTgaagaggaagaggaagagAAACATGGTAAATATCACTCAAGCTGTATGAGGAATAGTACTAGTAACATGTGTTGTGAAGAAGGGGCAGAAATAAATTGTCGAAGGAACAATGTTAATGAAACTTGTGATGATAAGGTTAAAcctaaattaaataatagcagttttgataataatttttatgtggACTGTATTAAGAGGCTTTATTCCTACAGCATATGTAATAAGAGGAAAGAAGATCattcaataaaatatgaagaaaaaataggaatagAAAATATGTTATGGTGTAGCAGTACAATTATAAGGGGAAATATATATGGCTTAGTTACCTACACAGGATGTGATAAAAAAACAAGTATCAcaattagtaataaaaatactattccattaattgaaaataatgtgaaatgtaaatttaacatgtttttaataattatattttctcttaGTATGATCTTATGTTTATTGGAAGAGCACATATTTGAAAAGAATACCTTTGTTATATTTCTTAACTAtttcttcttattattttcatatattccttatgttaataatgtttatacatttataatgaGCAGACgtttgtataataatatattaaccacaaattacaaaatggaaaaggCAGAAATTTTGAACTACGACATCATTGATGAATTTTGTAACACCTCTTTTCTCTTATGTGCCAAAACAGGGACCTTAACTAAAGACAATTTAAAGCTAAAGAgacttcattttttattcgaCGAATTTGTATTAGATGGAAGTAGTAATTAtgatatattgttttttaagGCTTTTTTAGAGTTAGTAGATTTCAGCCTATTTATGACCCCATCTATTAGTGATAGCACCAAGAACGAGCTAATTTTGAGAAATgcgaacaaaaaattttacattgagaatatgaagaaaaattgCAATAGCAATAGCATTagcaaaggaaaaaataacaataatactAAATGGCAAAAGAAACATGAGCAAAACAAAAGAGTgcttcaaaaaatattaagttacACTagagaagaaataaataaaatttttttaacattctTATGCATACTCTTTTGTAACAGTACAACAATAACAAAtaggaaaaagaagaaagtgTCTTGTAAGCCTCAGAACAGGCGTAGCTCCTTTTTTTACTCTAAAATAATTGAAGAAAATTTgctaataaattttttgaaatataacgGTATGCATGTTCTACATACAGATGCATCTAACGTGGTTATAGGGATTTACAATTCTATGgataagcaaaataaaattaaaaacacaaaaaaaaaaaaggtatatgcTGATTTTAATAAGTATGACTATAagacaataaaaaaattgcataataataaaaatagtcagaggggaaggaaaaaatacatgtatttCAAAAACTCGTTGCAAAAGGAGAACATTTTCAAGTTTTCAAACGTAGCAGACAAAGTTGGCATGGGGGTATTTAAGTGTAGGGATTTCGGGGTAAGGGAATATATGGATCTTGACTCTGGCAATGATTCATGTACTTCGAGGAAAGAAAGAAGTACAAGTAGTAGCAGCGGTAGAAGTAGTAAGACTGAAAGATACCCCAGAAATAATGATCAGTATTGTACACATTACAAAGGGGACGAAGGAAgcagaaataataatataaaaatgtataattttgaaatattagaTCACGTACAATTCGATTATCACAACCAAATGGTGTGCTCCCTTATATCTTATAAcggtaaaatttttaatttgataaaaagtccttatgaaaaaattattgtttcTTTGACAAAGAtagaagataaaaaaaaattagcaaaaATATGCAAACCTTATTTTATGCATGGGCATCGTATATTAGTCTTTGCTTATAAAGAAATTACACAAGAcgaatatgatatatatgtaaaaaagaatagtaaccaaattagtaaaaaagaatattttaaaaatatatttaacaagaatatgaaaatattatccATTATAACTTTTAAGGAAGAGATTCaagaaaatgcaaaaaaatgtatagatatatttaaaaaggcAAATATTAAAACGTGGGTTTTGTCTGGTGATAGtaaggaaaatattatatccGTCACGACTACACTGAACTTAGTTAatgcaaataattttttttgctatttaaataaaaaaaagttaatatatatgttaagtGATAATGAAGAATTGTATAGAACACTTTCTAATAATCGCGTATGCAGCAATATAAGTTGCTATGACTCACAATTAAGCTCTTCACTTGATAGAGGACtaataataagaagaaaaacgTCTGATATGGGAAGAATAAATGTGGGATCTAACTATTGTAATAGTACTTATAGGATGATAAAGCCAgataaaaaaacgaaaaaaattgCATTGGTTCAATCTAATTCATATCTAAAAACGGTTACTTCCCCCTCCGTATACGCTACCAATAAGTGCAGTACCAATTCCGCATGTATGATATCTTGCATTACAATTAATGGAACTAacttctttttaaataatattggTCATGGTAGCACCATTAGCCGTAACAGCAGTGGCAGCAGCAGTACTGCAGAGAAAATGAAAACGCCCTTTATAACTGAAAACATGGAATGTACAAAGGAGGAAATAAGAAgcatttttgaaaaaggtGCTACGGTTGACAATATGACGAAACGGAAAATATTTAACAGTAGCTCAAAAAAATGCATTCACGAGGAGCAGGTGGAAAAATTGCGCGATGTATTAAAGATGATGCTATGCAAATTTAATCATGCATTCACACGGGGAGGAATAAAATGGGCCGAAAAAGGGGATGAAAAAATGGCCGTAAAATGGGCCACAAAACGAGCAGCAAAAACGGCTGAgaaaagggggaaaaaacGTAGTCTACAAACGGAGCCGAATGAGAGATATGCTGCTGACACAGAGAACGTCGTGTATATAGTTAAGGGCGATATATTggattattatttaaaatatgaagaaaaggAATTTATAAAAGCCTTACAAAATTCAAGGtgtgttttattttaccgATGCAATGCTATTCAAAAGGGTATGGTTGCAAggtgtttaaaaaataatacaacatTTGGTATATGCTCAATCGGTAACAATGTGAAGGACtttaatatgtttaatgAATCTGATATAtccataataattaataattcaaataataatatatgtaatttatatgcTCATATAAAGATATCATGTTTCGAAGACTTAGCAacgatattttttttgtatggtaataaaatttatataaattttaattcctTTCTTAAGACTATTTATTATAGAGGATCATCCTTAATGTTTTTACAGTTTTATTTctcttacttttttaaatctcgattatccattttttcgaatattttgttattatggtattttcttttattttctactATTTCGGTTATAACAATTGAActattacaaaataatgatataaattacCCTACTCACAGCAGTCATATAAATGTGTTAAGAAAGAATGCAATgatttataaacatttaaagcaatattttttttctttaaaaggATTTTTTAAAGTACTATGTGTATCTTTATATCAAGCCTCCTTACTATTTCTTTTAAGTTACTATTTCATTTTAGActtaaattatgaaatatatgcattaacAACATTATTTCTTACGCATTTGTTACAgtctttgtttttattaaacaaTAGTGGctctaattttattatacttgtAGTATTATATGTGCTATTTGTggtttgttattttataattttagttATCTTAAAtgaatttcattttatctaCTTCTACATAAATTCTACTTTctttataaatgttataattaCTACCATTATTCTTAACCTCCCATCTAttgctttttatttgtataaaaaatgtacgaGCGAAGCATCCCTACTAAAGcatataaattcttttcaAAGTTTATCATCTAAAAAccatcatatttttaacattgaTTCTTGTAATTTCTCCCttgaaaattttcaataCAATATGaagaatgaaaatattttttcaagatGTTTTCgtgttttttcaaaaaaatga
- a CDS encoding derlin-1 — MVQLGELLNTIPLITRLYLILSSILMVLCSLDIISPLNLYLNWNLVLSEHQYWRLITCFLYFGSFGIYYCSSLEDVTFRNNSADFLWMIIVSCLMLLAVSYVFGGVYFYSSCIINVITYVWSKNNSSTRLTIFFFTIRASYLPWVLTLLSLIVDYNSNDNFFGILEMVVETGKLGND, encoded by the exons atggttCAACTAGGTGAGCTATTAAACACTATTCCCTTAATTACTCGCTTATATCTTATTCTTTCATCAATTTTAATGGTCTTATGCTCGCTTGATATTATATCTCCTTTGAATTTGTATTTGAATTGGAACTTGGTATTGTCAGAGCATCAG TACTGGAGACTCATTACCTGTTTTTTGTATTTCGGATCTTTTGG aATTTACTACTGCAGTTCTTTAGAGGATGTAACGTTCAGGAACAACTCTGCAGACTTTTTATGGATGATTATTGTTTCCTGTTTAATGTTATtg GCTGTATCGTATGTATTCGGAGGTGTATATTTCTACAGTAGTTgcataataaatgtaatcaCATATGTTTGGAGCAAGAACAACTCCTCAACAAGattaactatttttttttttactattagaGCTTCCTACTTACCATg GGTATTAACATTATTGTCATTAATTGTTGATTATAATtctaatgataattttttcgGTATACTA gaaATGGTTGTTGAAACAGGAAAATTAGGAAACGATTAA